The segment tttatacataataAGGGGACAAATATTGGCAGGCCTCTCCAGATGCCAGGTAGATCCCCAGCACCCCTCTAATTTCAGGCTAACTATTTTCTTTGAaataaaatgtgtcattttgaTTTCCTTTTCTTTTGAAGTTGAAAATCTTCAATATTCTCAATTTATTTCAATATTGCAAAATCTAAGCCAGTGAATTGTTTATGTGCTAACCACTTTGGGGGTTTATATTAAATATTCCAGGAGCTTTCTTAAACCTCCTTAGATGATTGGTAATGAATGCCTACACTTAACAATCAGTGTAACTTTCCTTGAAAAGATCAAACAATACTGTATATATACAGTTCTCCAGTTTACATACATCAGGCAGAAATAAAAATGAAGAAACTGCTATTTGATCTCACTAATATCATTATCCAATTTCCTCCCCATCTGAAAACCATCTTATTGACATGGTGTCATCCGGACATGTACGATGGAGTATATTTCATAATAGAATTGAAGAAATTAAGAAGCTTTTACTACATATTTTCCTTCATACTACTAATGCGAGCAGGTAATCAACAAGTTTTCAAATAACTGAGTAAAAGATAAATTGAATTCTTAAAGCTAACCACAAATGATGGAAAAAATTTCATTTTAGCTCTTCATTTTTTGATTTCCAGAACTTCTTAATGATCAAATAGAAATACATTGCATCCAGACAACAGTTTGTTGTTGCAAAGCACTGGCAAATCTGGAGAAACACCCTCAGTGACATCAGGTGATGTTCTTTAATGAAGGAATTTCTTACCAAAAGGTACAGGAAAAGAGCTAGATGATACGGAGTAAAGCAGAGAAGGAAGGTGACCAAATTGGAAGAGATTACTTTCCTTGATGTCTTGGTGTCGATGTCATCCCGCTCTTCATCTACTCTTTGCAGTGTTCTTATAATTTGAGCACTGCAGAAAATCACAACAGATGCAGCAACTAAAAATACAATGACCATACTCAGAGGCATTATGCCAGGGTACCAAAACTTTGCAAAATCCTTAAAgcagtgttgactattttctgttTGCAAATAATTCGGAATACTTGCAGACCAGACACCGAgccacagaacagtgcaggcaatcatTGCTTTCTTTGGGGATCTGAGGGTTCTGGCCAGAAAGGGGTGCTTGATAGCAATGTAACGATCCAGAGATATCAGCATGATTAATAGGATGCTCCCATAGATGTTGACAAAGTAGAGGGATTCCACAAACTGACAGAAGCGTGCACCGAGGTGCCAGGCTTCTCCCTTCTGGTAGGCGTGCATTTTGAAAGGCAGAGAGAAAAGCACCAGGATATCAGAAAATATCAGGTTTGTCATATAGATCACACTCTCTGTCCAATTCTTCAACCTGAAGCGGAGTATCCAGAGTGCCACTGAATTGATGATCAGTCCCAGGCTGAAAGTAGGGATGTGCAACACGTACTGGAATGCCTTTATAAATCCATCTTCTGTGATGTTGCTGGGAGAGCACATTTCTGTCTTCAGATGTTCCTTTACATTAAAACAGGACACTTTTGCTAGGAGTCAGAGAAGCAGAAGAGGTTATTTTTATTGCTCTCAGTTTAAGAAATAAAGACCATTGTTGAATTAATTCAGTAATAGCTGTACAGCAACAAAATTACCAAGACCCACGGAAGTTTTCTTCAGTTGGTCATCATACTCCACCTTTTCACACCAGCTTATGGCAGCGACCACATTCTGTGTTTTAGAAATAGAGTGATAATGTCTCCACATCGCAAAGTATTTCATAATCAAGCCTAGCAAAGGACTGTGGAACAGAAAAATGCTGTTCTCGTGATTGGGGAATACCTCAGCGTTCTGTTGCAAATATCATTTCAGTTTGTTTATGATCAAGTAAATATTAAATATCCTACAGGAATATTTTCAAACCAAATAACCCTGTTTAAGATATTCTGAATTAAAATATAGAACAAATAGTGATTTAGCATAATTGATTTTAGGGAAAATTACTTAGGAGATGATTACTGTATTTACGCTTGACCCCAAAGTCACTCCACTTTAATGTAACTTTTTGAGTGAAAGGCAATGGGAAAAGAAAAGCACCTTTGCAATTCTCTAAATGAAATCGGAATATTCAGAGCACGGTTGAATTGATGACCAGAAACAATGGTGCAGGCTCAATGAGAGTTCTAAATACAAGACCATGTAATAACAGCATCTACTGAAATACAACGGATTCTGATTCATTTGtccatcggttaatcagggcagttGCTTATTTGATACAATACctaaagaacaaaatctaatcaagaaaatatcCAGAATTCCCTTTGTTTAGTTGGATCACCATGCCATTTACTTGTCAGTCACATAAACTTGTGTGGCCTTTAGACACTACATTGTACTTAGAATGAATGGATTTAAATAGCATAATTTCTGTGTGTTTGTGTTAAAATAGCaataatttttgtcactgatagttggcaagaaataagcagtgagaAAATATAGAATTATTttgctcactgtagtttcaaACATTTAGACTTGGAGATGCCGGAAACAgcagggagtgaaaatgaaatgatttcactacttcattaAGTTAAGAACgatgaaaaatttgaaggtatcaccactcatcttgaatattacaatgaaaatgaagatttggaggttgCAAACATCGAAAGGATGGTAAGCCCATTATCTGTGCTATTTGTCTGTGCTAATTCTATTCATTTACAGGTCAaacaaaagaacacggcagcatgTGGGTTGTTCATCATATCCGAAGATGACagtgaaacctgtgtgggagaattTTTAAAGAAGAAAAGCCTTTGAACTGGAACAGTTCCACTTCCTTGatctcagaagtccgggtccagtggtatgagtagttgtcacaaactggggtcttccttggctaCAATGGATGACCATAACTTCATtgtaccttgtcatgcccttcactcttcATGAACCATTGCAAAACTACCTTGTTGGCCACTGGATCTCATTGTTGATCTCATCCATCTAGTCCACAGGAGCTAATTTCACATGCTAGGATAGGCATGACCCTATTTCACCAATATATGAGGCCTGTTagctgccctcacctggtttagcctgcctgtcaaagTGGTTTACCAGGGTGTGGACACTGTTGCATGCAAACTACATGGAGTaacagatgagagctgagtgcccagtggggaccaaaggtgagtgagctgtcccagaatagccatgacaagccccttcagcaGAGGTGCTGCCCTTTCCTCGACACCGCATACATGGCAGCTTATAGCCAAATTCTTCCATCAAgaactattaggaattaatacacagttttatagtactgtagtagcattgaTAATATTCTAATTCGTTCTTTTTTCATTTAAATTCATAATAATTTGCTACTCAGTTAAattgtagtttgtcttttttatacctttttaactatttccatgaaacatcAGCTAATTGGGCcagttgcttaattgggccaaaatgtactaattttgatgtgtcccaattaactggaatcatcCATATCTACATCATAACCTGCTATCTTATAGTTCAGCAAATGGCTTCTTTCAATAATCAATCATAATTGTCCTACAGAATATCTTACAAAAGGTCTGTTTTTCCCCATCTACAGTATCTATAAGTTCACCGGATTGCTATTTAAAGCAACAAAATTGGATCTTCTAACCAGTTATCCTTTATTAGTAGCAAGCATAATTAACTGCAGTGGATACAACTATGTATTCAAAGTCCTACCTCATTTGACACGGTTCTTGAAAGATATATGCAAACCTAACCAGCCTACCTCTTAAAATATTAGTAAATAATTAACTATGTTTATTGCATAATATAAGCTTAAATACAGTACATGCATATCAGCTGTAAATTGAACggatctttttttttcatttattcatttacgggatgtgggcgtcGCCAGCTAAGTcga is part of the Mobula birostris isolate sMobBir1 chromosome 4, sMobBir1.hap1, whole genome shotgun sequence genome and harbors:
- the LOC140196393 gene encoding G-protein coupled receptor 55-like, whose product is MCSPSNITEDGFIKAFQYVLHIPTFSLGLIINSVALWILRFRLKNWTESVIYMTNLIFSDILVLFSLPFKMHAYQKGEAWHLGARFCQFVESLYFVNIYGSILLIMLISLDRYIAIKHPFLARTLRSPKKAMIACTVLWLGVWSASIPNYLQTENSQHCFKDFAKFWYPGIMPLSMVIVFLVAASVVIFCSAQIIRTLQRVDEERDDIDTKTSRKVISSNLVTFLLCFTPYHLALFLYLLVRNSFIKEHHLMSLRVFLQICQCFATTNCCLDAMYFYLIIKKFWKSKNEELK